Proteins co-encoded in one Garra rufa chromosome 7, GarRuf1.0, whole genome shotgun sequence genomic window:
- the LOC141337922 gene encoding uncharacterized protein, which yields MTDKPLQNGARELRIALEPEPIMSNQLLSSPLAHHLCGGLDTCLPVPIGVVDGGPLISASSLRPTSSTRHRRDPEQEEPDKTQAAAMKVVHSNADKGLLTLSAPPLVGFAVDYFHGCCLGLVWLLLLWVPSVPFIAPSSSDLPWTLLSPPWLLPLSSPPWILFVVLLPGVRPPPKPPPKRTSYPEGVRLNLVVCGSNRELKSFISNLILKQSERRSEQSSECVRRDVELDGRLISLVELPALFNTQLSEEEVMRQTHRCVSLCHPGVHVFILIIPDDPLNNEDRAEIEEIQRIFSSRINKHIMILIKQNSEHQTAELNEETQSVIQRFGGRHQFIDLNTQVSVLMEKLEQMVEENSGVCFSTETLLETQMEKILKFDEMKRKINLLQTQVYLSLDDLRIVLLGKTGVGKSSTGNTILGRKAFISDISQASVTKECQNETDEINGRHITVIDTPGLFDTDLTNEEIQREMSNCISMILPGPHVFLLLVPVGRFTSEEAKSVKIIQEMFGENSLKYIIVLFTRGDFLKNKSIEEFLEKPGSALNQLIESCGNRFHVFNNNETEDRTQVTDLLQKIDNMVKANGGSYYSCKMFREMEREIQEQQMKILMEKVEQVNREREELMNKHEEEKKKMKMMMKEQKQNSDKERKRREEEFREREEQYKRDIKEREEKERNIRDELKREQEEWEKQKQQERQRREEEEEKWRKKEQMMQNEYNQKFKQERERMERKEENLQSKHEEEMKKMKTMMDEERQNSDKERKRREDELRDREEQYQKKIKEREEEERKIQEEMKKEREEWEKQKQQERQRSEEEEEKWRKKEQMMQNEYNQKFKQETERMEREKEDLQSKHEEDMKRMKMMMDEEKNNHDKERKKREEKFRVKEEEYTAEMKRKQDEWEKQKAKQRKEQEDKWRKREQTMWDEYNLKLKEERERMKMMMEEVRQNHDEERKRREEEDERRKKEQETWDKYYEELKQDIERMKIMMEEERQNHDKERKRREDEDERKKKEQEMWDEYYEKLKEEMELMKIKMKEERENQDK from the exons ATGACCGACAAGCCATTGCAAAATGGAGCGAGAGAGCTGAGGATCGCCCTGGAGCCTGAGCCTATCATGTCCAACCAG CTCCTCAGCTCACCCttagcccaccatctgtgcggtggacTCGACACTTGTCTGCCAGTCCCCATCGGCGTTGTGGATGGAGGACCCCTCATTTCTGCCTCAAGCCTCAGA CCCACCAGTTCCACCAGGCACAGAAGGGACccagagcaggaggagccagacaAGACCCAGGCAGCAGCCATGAAAGTAGTCCACAGCAATGCTGACAAAGGGCTTCTAACTTTGTCGGCTCCTCCCTTGGTTGGCTTTGCTGTGGACTACTTTCATGGCTGCTGCCTGGGTCTtgtctggctcctcctgctctggGTCCCTTCCGTCCCCTTCATTGCTCCTTCCTCCTCTGATCTGCCCTGGACCCTTCTTTCTCCTCCCTGGCTACTTCCTCTGTCATCTCCACCCTGGATTCTGTTTGTTGTCCTGCTCCCCGGTGTCCGTCCTCCACCAAAGCCTCCACCAAAAAGGACTTCCT ATCCAGAGGGTGTGAGGCTGAATCTGGTTGTGTGTGGGAGTAACAGAGAATTAAAATCCTTCATATCAAACCTGATCCTGAAGCAGAGCGAGAGAAGATCAGAGCAGAGCTCAGAGTGTGTGAGGAGAGACGTGGAGCTTGATGGACGTCTGATCAGTCTGGTGGAGCTTCCTGCTCTGTTCAACACTCAGCTCTCAGAGGAGGAAGTGATGCGTCAGACTCACCGCTGTGTGTCTCTCTGTCATCCTGGAGTTCATGTTTTCATCCTCATCATTCCTGATGATCCACTTAATAATGAAGACAGAGCAGAAATAGAGGAGATCCAGAGGATATTCAGCTCAAGAATCAACAAACACATCATGATCCTCATAAAGCAGAATTCAGAGCATCAGACAGCAGAACTAAATGAAGAAACACAGTCTGTCATTCAGAGATTTGGAGGACGACATCAGTTCATTGACCTGAACACACAAGTGTCTGTGTTGATGGAGAAACTGGAGCAGATGGTGGAGGAAAATAGTGGTGTTTGTTTCTCCACAGAGACATTATTGGAGACACAGATGgaaaaaatattgaaatttgaTGAAATGAAAAGGAAGATAAATTTATTGCAGACACAAG tttatctaTCTTTAGATGATCTGAGGATTGTGCTGCTGGGAAAAACTGGAGTCGGGAAAAGTTCAACTGGAAACACCATCTTaggaagaaaagcatttataTCAGACATTTCTCAAGCATCTGTTACTAAAGAGTGTCAGAACGAGACAGATGAAATCAACGGCAGACACATTACTGTGATTGACACTCCAGGACTGTTTGATACTGATCTGACTAATGAGGAGATCCAGAGAGAAATGAGTAACTGCATCTCTATGATCCTGCCTGGACCACATGTGTTTCTCTTACTGGTACCAGTCGgacgattcacttcagaagaggCAAAATCAGTGAAGATCATCCAAGAGATGTTTGGAGAAAACTCTTTAAAGTACATCATAGTGCTCTTCACCAGAGGAGACTTTCTAAAGAACAAATCTATTGAAGAGTTTCTGGAAAAACCTGGATCTGCTCTGAATCAGCTGATTGAATCATGTGGAAACAGATTCCATGTGTTCAATAATAATGAGACTGAGGACCGAACACAGGTGACTGATCTACTGCAGAAGATAGACAACATGGTGAAAGCAAACGGAGGGAGTTACTACTCATGTAAGATGTtcagagagatggagagagaaaTACAAGAACAACAGATGAAGATTCTGATGGAGAAAGTGGAGCAAGTGAACAGAGAAAGAGAAGAACTGATGAACAAACATGAAGAAGAGAAAAagaagatgaagatgatgatgaaagaacaaaaacagaatagtgataaagagagaaagagaagagaagAAGAATTTAGAGAAAGAGAAGAACAATATAAACGAGACAttaaagaaagagaggagaaagagagaaataTACGAGATGAGCTGAAGAGAGAACAAGAGGAATGGGAGAAACAGAAACAACAGGAAAGACaaagaagagaagaagaggaagagAAATGGAGAAAGAAAGAACAGATGATGCAGAATGAATATAATCAGAAATTcaaacaagagagagagagaatggaaagaaaggaagaaaatcTTCAATCCAAACATGAAGAAGAGATGAAGAAAATGAAGACGATGATGGATGAAGAAAGACAGAATAGTgataaagagagaaagagaagagaagATGAATTGAGAGACAGAGAAGAACAATATCAAAAAAAGATTAAAGAAAGAGAggaagaagaaagaaagatacaAGAGGAGATGAAGAAAGAACGAGAAGAATGGGAGAAACAGAAACAACAGGAAAGACAAAGAAGTGAAGAAGAGGAGGAGAAATGGAGAAAGAAAGAACAGATGATGCAGAATGAATATAATCAGAAATTCAAACAAGAGACAGAGAGAAtggaaagagagaaagaagatCTTCAATCCAAACATGAagaagatatgaagagaatgaagatgatgatggatgaggaaaaaaataatcatgataaagaaagaaagaaaagagaagaGAAATTTAGAGTTAAAGAAGAAGAATATACGGCAGAGATGAAGAGAAAACAAGATGAATGGgagaaacaaaaagcaaaacaaagaaaagaacAAGAGGACAAATGGAGAAAGAGAGAACAGACAATGTGGGATGAATATAATCTGAAGCttaaagaagagagagagagaatgaagaTGATGATGGAGGAAGTAAGACAAAATCATGatgaagagagaaagagaagagaagaagaggatgAAAGGAGGAAGAAAGAACAGGAAACATGGGACAAATATTATGAGGAACTAAAACAAGACATAGAGAGAATGAAGATAATGATGGAGGAAGAAAGACAGAATCATgataaagagagaaagagaagagaagATGAGGATGAGAGGAAGAAGAAAGAACAGGAAATGTGGGATGAATATTATGAGAAACTAAAAGAAGAGATGGAGCTAATGAAAATAAAGATGAAGGAAGAAAGAGAGAATCAGGATAAATAG